GGTGGCGCCCCCGCGGCCACGGCCGCAACCACCTGAAGAACCTGCCCGTGAGATCGTAAAAGTTTACTGCCGGGGCGAGATTCAGTTACTGCCGCCTTTTAGGACAAAATACATTCTGTTTCACTTTTTTCCTTATAGAAACATGATTTTATTCATATCGCTTACGAAACGTACTGTCAAaagtgaataaaaataaaagatagaTAAAGGAAGTCATGAAAACGATTTATATTTACAACAGAAGGTGAAAAACAGTAACAAAGTCATAACAACGCTATCGATAAGAAGTCTATTTGTGTCCCTTCTTCCAGCCCCAGTGCTTGTGGTCCTCGTGCCCCCCCTTCTTGCCGTGGTCCtcgtggtggtggtggtgctCGTGATGACCGCCTTCGTCGTGGTGCCCCTTGTGTTCGTGGTGGTGTCCGCCCTTCTCATGGTGTCCCTTCTTGCCATGTTCGTGTTCATGGTGCCCGCCGTGCTTGTGTCCCTTGTGGAAGTGTCCCCCCTTCTTGTGCCCCCCCTCGTGGTGGTGCCCCCCGTGCTTCTCCTCGTAGCCGGACTCGCCGTGCTTGTCGTGGAAGTGCTTGTTCTTCTTGAACTCGTCCACCTTGTGCACGCCGTGGTGTCCCTTGGTGGAGTGTCCCTTGTGGTAGTGGCCCTTCTCCTCGAACCCGTGACCCTTCTCGCCCTTTT
This window of the Plutella xylostella chromosome 12, ilPluXylo3.1, whole genome shotgun sequence genome carries:
- the LOC105390257 gene encoding histidine-rich glycoprotein, with translation MRTLVLVCALCALAAVSARDTRGRRAADLEPAASHHHEKGGGHEHHEHHHHEHGEKGDKGYKGHHHHEHGKKGHHHKEGHKGHHGEKGGHKKHHHHDDGYHHEHHHGEKGEKGHGFEEKGHYHKGHSTKGHHGVHKVDEFKKNKHFHDKHGESGYEEKHGGHHHEGGHKKGGHFHKGHKHGGHHEHEHGKKGHHEKGGHHHEHKGHHDEGGHHEHHHHHEDHGKKGGHEDHKHWGWKKGHK